A genomic segment from Paenibacillus sp. FSL K6-1096 encodes:
- a CDS encoding ABC transporter ATP-binding protein: MLALDVRHLNKKYANFQLKDVSFQLEQGYIMGFIGVNGAGKTTTIKSILNMIQMDSGEIHILGKNIAEHEMELKQEIGCAFGDVNFYTRSRIKTLTGITKKFYKNWSDDTYYKYLSRFKLDENKKIAELSTGMRVKYSLTLALSHGAKLLILDEPTSGLDPVSRDDLLDIFQELIVGGEISILFSTHITSDLERCADYITFIEQGQIVASAEKNEFKESYRLISGSDADLSRVKDCLISYKTNSFGFTGLMHVKDIDSSFTLDAAIPSLDEIMIYFAKKEGVKEGVYV, from the coding sequence ATGCTGGCCTTGGATGTTAGACACTTGAATAAGAAATACGCGAATTTTCAGCTGAAGGATGTATCTTTTCAATTGGAGCAGGGGTATATCATGGGCTTCATCGGCGTGAACGGCGCGGGCAAAACAACGACGATCAAATCGATTCTAAATATGATTCAAATGGACAGCGGCGAGATCCATATTCTCGGCAAGAATATCGCGGAGCATGAGATGGAATTGAAGCAGGAAATCGGCTGCGCCTTCGGCGATGTGAACTTCTATACGCGCAGCCGGATCAAGACGCTTACGGGCATCACGAAGAAGTTCTACAAGAACTGGAGCGATGACACGTATTACAAGTATCTGAGCCGGTTCAAGCTGGACGAGAACAAGAAGATCGCTGAGCTGTCCACCGGGATGAGGGTCAAATATAGCCTGACTCTCGCTCTGTCGCATGGCGCCAAGCTGCTTATTCTGGATGAGCCGACCAGCGGACTCGACCCGGTGTCCCGGGATGATCTGCTCGATATTTTCCAGGAGCTTATTGTCGGCGGCGAGATCAGCATCCTGTTCTCCACCCATATTACCTCCGATCTGGAGCGCTGTGCCGACTACATCACCTTCATTGAGCAAGGGCAGATTGTCGCCAGCGCCGAGAAGAACGAGTTCAAGGAGTCTTACCGCCTGATTAGCGGAAGCGACGCTGACCTTAGCAGGGTGAAGGACTGCCTGATTTCTTACAAAACCAATTCCTTCGGCTTCACCGGATTGATGCATGTCAAGGATATCGATTCCTCCTTCACGCTTGATGCGGCCATCCCGAGTCTGGATGAGATCATGATCTATTTTGCCAAAAAAGAGGGCGTAAAGGAGGGTGTCTATGTATAA
- a CDS encoding acyltransferase: MSTIRLSNTRLTGADGVRAIACLSVILHHLSQKLMPPAQKPWVQELQSVLLLGNSGVSLFFLLSGFLLSFPFWSAYLDNRPYPSLRTYTLRRAARIMPGFYVSMLVCLLLTWRLDIPMEYLGRRIAAAFTFTSGFHYTTFFPSDLNGPLWSISFEVFCYMLMPLFMAVLFMLGKRHSFGKALLFWVAVFGLVLAANALIHQWFTPGEQGRGWDYGQVGGAKFWMPNYNPVGFFGHFTIGILAAGITNALLQHRPAADRLSRLGVFDAAAALALGLAGLLIWRMRHAGEFDFSLQQQPYLFPVYAMLFGIVLFSAPFSRVVGRVLDNRFFRFTAKVSFGLYIWHYLFITLIEKYGLQDYHFAGVRDVWRWLGISLTVVAISYAAATLSYYLIEQPFINWSKGKPFFRRKPKEQPAEAAA, encoded by the coding sequence ATGTCAACGATTCGTCTGAGCAATACCCGGCTAACAGGAGCGGATGGCGTTCGTGCGATCGCCTGCCTGTCAGTCATCCTGCATCACTTGTCGCAAAAGCTCATGCCGCCCGCACAAAAGCCCTGGGTCCAGGAGCTGCAGTCTGTGCTGCTGCTGGGGAACAGCGGGGTCAGTCTGTTTTTTCTGTTAAGCGGTTTCCTGCTGTCGTTCCCCTTCTGGAGTGCATATCTGGATAACAGACCGTATCCGAGCCTGCGGACGTACACCTTGCGCCGTGCCGCAAGAATCATGCCCGGCTTCTATGTGTCCATGCTGGTCTGCCTGCTTCTGACCTGGAGGCTGGATATTCCGATGGAGTACCTGGGGCGGCGTATTGCAGCAGCCTTCACCTTCACATCAGGCTTCCACTATACCACGTTCTTCCCCTCCGACTTGAACGGACCGCTCTGGTCCATCAGCTTCGAGGTTTTCTGTTATATGCTGATGCCCCTCTTCATGGCCGTACTATTCATGCTAGGCAAACGTCATTCCTTCGGTAAGGCGCTGCTGTTCTGGGTCGCCGTATTTGGGTTGGTGCTGGCCGCCAATGCCCTCATTCATCAGTGGTTCACACCGGGCGAGCAGGGCCGGGGCTGGGACTACGGCCAGGTCGGCGGCGCGAAATTCTGGATGCCGAATTACAATCCGGTCGGCTTCTTCGGCCATTTCACCATCGGCATTCTGGCCGCAGGCATCACGAATGCCTTGCTCCAGCACAGGCCCGCAGCGGATCGGCTCAGCAGGCTGGGCGTGTTCGATGCGGCCGCAGCGCTTGCACTTGGCCTTGCCGGTCTCCTGATCTGGCGGATGCGCCACGCGGGTGAATTCGACTTCAGCCTCCAGCAGCAGCCGTATCTGTTCCCGGTCTATGCCATGCTGTTTGGCATCGTGCTGTTCTCTGCACCTTTCAGCCGGGTCGTCGGGCGTGTGCTGGACAACCGCTTTTTCCGGTTCACGGCGAAGGTTTCGTTCGGCCTGTACATATGGCACTATCTGTTCATTACCTTGATTGAGAAGTACGGACTCCAGGATTACCACTTCGCCGGGGTCAGGGATGTGTGGCGCTGGCTGGGCATCAGTCTCACCGTTGTAGCCATCTCTTACGCAGCGGCGACCCTCTCGTATTATCTCATCGAGCAGCCGTTCATCAACTGGTCCAAGGGCAAGCCGTTCTTCCGGCGCAAGCCGAAGGAGCAGCCTGCGGAGGCGGCAGCCTAA
- a CDS encoding VOC family protein, which translates to MSAIAYLNFDGVAGQAIEFYTEALQATKVKKVRFGDMPQDPNYPLSGQESEMIMESSIEFAGGTIMMSDLLPSMQAVTGALVKGNAILISLVMEDKQKLEEYFEGLSAGGHVIMPLSATPWSSCFGMLVDQYGVGWKFNSDAEQFLDAIIEKSANK; encoded by the coding sequence ATGTCAGCGATTGCTTATCTTAATTTCGATGGTGTTGCCGGGCAGGCAATTGAATTCTACACAGAGGCCCTACAGGCCACCAAGGTGAAAAAGGTCAGATTCGGCGACATGCCGCAGGACCCGAACTATCCCCTCTCGGGCCAGGAGTCAGAGATGATTATGGAATCCTCTATCGAATTCGCAGGCGGCACAATCATGATGTCGGACCTGCTGCCCTCCATGCAAGCGGTAACGGGAGCGCTGGTGAAGGGGAATGCCATACTGATCAGCCTGGTCATGGAGGACAAGCAGAAGCTGGAGGAGTACTTCGAAGGGCTGTCTGCGGGCGGACATGTCATCATGCCTTTATCTGCTACCCCATGGTCTTCGTGCTTCGGTATGCTGGTGGATCAGTATGGCGTGGGATGGAAATTCAACAGCGATGCCGAGCAGTTCCTGGATGCGATTATCGAAAAAAGTGCAAATAAATAG
- a CDS encoding YafY family protein has protein sequence MDKVERLITIIMILLKKDIVPSSEFAQLFGVSKRTILRDMETLSLAHIPIYATPGVQGGYGIMEEYKVDKRLLNNADLENILAALGGLEQLLISEDVAMTLRKIEAMVSPAASRGSVQLSFYDWAGRAELAGALKLCQEAIAGRRLLTFAYTDRSGTPTTRTVEPYLLHFSESSWYLKGFCLERVGPRMFKLSRMEQLEQREQTFSPRAEMLDQTHKDEVSPELTEVKALISLSVKDQFIERFGRKSIEPYDEEQLLATFHIPQHPIGYQFLAGFGTRLEIIGPQPYREEFRKYLLDMVSQYT, from the coding sequence ATGGACAAGGTCGAACGGCTGATTACCATCATCATGATTCTGCTCAAAAAAGACATTGTGCCCAGCAGTGAATTCGCCCAATTATTCGGCGTGTCCAAACGGACGATTCTCCGCGATATGGAGACGCTCAGTCTGGCGCACATTCCTATATACGCCACTCCCGGCGTGCAGGGCGGCTACGGCATTATGGAGGAATACAAGGTGGACAAACGCCTCTTGAACAACGCTGACCTGGAAAATATACTGGCTGCGCTCGGCGGGCTGGAGCAGCTCCTGATCAGCGAGGACGTGGCCATGACGCTCCGCAAAATAGAAGCGATGGTTAGTCCAGCCGCTTCCAGAGGATCGGTTCAGCTCTCCTTCTACGATTGGGCGGGCCGCGCAGAGCTTGCCGGAGCCTTGAAGCTCTGTCAGGAAGCCATCGCCGGGCGCAGGCTGCTGACTTTCGCCTACACCGACAGATCAGGCACCCCGACCACGCGGACGGTGGAGCCCTATCTGCTGCATTTCAGTGAATCAAGCTGGTATCTGAAGGGCTTCTGCCTGGAGCGGGTGGGGCCCCGGATGTTCAAGCTCTCCCGGATGGAACAGCTGGAGCAGCGTGAACAGACCTTCAGCCCCAGAGCAGAGATGCTGGACCAGACGCACAAAGATGAAGTTTCTCCGGAGTTAACCGAAGTCAAGGCACTAATCTCGCTGTCGGTCAAGGATCAATTCATTGAACGGTTTGGCCGCAAGAGCATTGAACCCTATGACGAGGAACAGCTCCTGGCTACATTCCACATCCCCCAGCACCCGATCGGATATCAATTCCTGGCCGGGTTCGGCACCCGGCTGGAGATCATCGGGCCGCAGCCCTACCGTGAAGAATTCCGCAAGTATCTGCTTGACATGGTGAGCCAGTATACGTAG
- a CDS encoding histidine kinase dimerization/phospho-acceptor domain-containing protein, whose protein sequence is MFTVALISVTAAALLLAYSLVLRRELVRMTRQLRRYNERVTGKKLEVTLFDKRLEALASQINLQSDLIVEAEANRRRTENELRQAVANISHDIRTPLTSIFGYIQLLEVEPITPEEKREYLEVVKNRTKRLQALLNDFFELSLIESADYQLKTERIVMTVLLSDTLVGFYDSFNERGLTPDIRLPKEPVTVYADESAVRRVVENLLINTLKHATGQVAICFEQRESTAELRIVNEAKDLSDMDVRLLFDRFYTVDRTRSGQGSGLGLSIAKSLMNKMNGTLTAEVQEGKLTMICLWPLWSPGEAHPHYR, encoded by the coding sequence TTGTTCACCGTAGCGCTCATATCGGTTACAGCGGCGGCTCTCCTGCTGGCCTATTCTCTGGTGCTGAGGCGGGAGTTGGTGAGGATGACGAGGCAGCTTCGCCGCTATAACGAACGGGTCACTGGTAAAAAACTGGAGGTTACGCTATTTGACAAGCGTCTAGAAGCGCTTGCCAGCCAGATTAATCTCCAATCCGATCTGATTGTTGAGGCGGAGGCTAACCGGAGACGGACAGAGAATGAGCTGCGTCAGGCGGTTGCCAACATCTCCCACGATATCCGTACTCCGTTAACCTCCATCTTTGGCTATATTCAGTTGCTGGAAGTAGAGCCGATCACACCTGAAGAGAAACGCGAATACCTGGAAGTTGTCAAAAACCGGACAAAGCGGCTGCAGGCGCTGTTGAACGATTTTTTCGAGTTGTCCTTAATTGAATCGGCGGATTATCAGCTTAAAACCGAGCGGATTGTAATGACCGTTCTGTTATCGGACACACTGGTAGGTTTCTACGATTCGTTCAATGAGCGGGGCCTGACGCCGGATATCCGGCTTCCCAAGGAACCGGTAACAGTCTATGCTGACGAATCGGCCGTGCGGAGGGTCGTTGAGAACCTGCTCATCAATACGTTGAAGCACGCTACCGGCCAGGTGGCCATCTGCTTCGAGCAGCGGGAGTCTACAGCAGAGCTGCGGATTGTGAACGAAGCGAAGGACCTGTCTGACATGGATGTAAGGCTGCTGTTCGACCGCTTCTATACGGTGGACCGTACCCGGTCAGGGCAAGGCTCAGGACTAGGCCTGTCCATTGCCAAAAGCCTCATGAACAAGATGAACGGCACTTTGACCGCGGAGGTGCAGGAGGGTAAATTAACCATGATCTGCCTCTGGCCGCTGTGGTCACCGGGCGAAGCGCATCCCCATTACCGTTGA
- a CDS encoding ABC transporter permease encodes MYNLIRAELFKLRKDRSFLVLLLIIVLLSLAYPLLYYIDNKTGGKPQFTGAEFLNKFVASNGYVIKFSVAALAGFFIASEYTTGVMKSVASSGNDRGKLYTAKLIGFSAGAMVISLIFPLVSLAEVSMISGFGHLPEGVGALYIPRVLGLTLLYTAAYAAIGALFTAVFAESGKTISFLMIFFLAMNMILGALAEYIPVLTAVYDYSVFKLLGEIGRPHMDGGDLPALLLAPMLTIVVSGLLGVLVFRKKEIK; translated from the coding sequence ATGTATAACCTGATCAGAGCAGAGCTGTTCAAGCTACGCAAGGACCGGTCATTTCTGGTGTTGCTGCTCATCATTGTCCTGCTCTCCCTGGCCTATCCCTTGCTCTACTATATCGATAATAAGACCGGCGGCAAGCCGCAGTTCACCGGTGCCGAATTCCTGAATAAATTTGTAGCCAGCAATGGTTATGTTATCAAATTCAGCGTGGCTGCATTGGCCGGATTCTTCATTGCCAGCGAATATACGACAGGTGTCATGAAGTCGGTCGCATCGTCGGGCAACGACAGAGGGAAGCTCTACACAGCTAAGCTGATTGGATTTTCAGCGGGGGCTATGGTAATTTCTCTGATTTTTCCCCTGGTCAGCTTGGCCGAAGTATCAATGATCTCAGGCTTCGGCCATTTGCCGGAGGGAGTGGGCGCCCTCTATATCCCCCGTGTACTCGGGCTTACGCTGCTCTACACCGCTGCCTATGCAGCGATTGGGGCATTATTCACAGCGGTGTTCGCCGAGAGCGGCAAGACAATCAGCTTCCTAATGATCTTCTTCCTGGCCATGAATATGATATTGGGAGCCTTGGCGGAGTATATCCCGGTTCTAACTGCGGTGTACGACTACTCGGTCTTCAAGCTGCTGGGTGAAATCGGGAGGCCTCATATGGACGGGGGCGATCTGCCGGCCCTCCTGCTGGCACCGATGCTGACTATAGTTGTATCCGGGCTGCTGGGCGTTCTCGTATTCCGTAAAAAGGAAATTAAGTAA
- a CDS encoding ATP-binding cassette domain-containing protein codes for MSEYVLQTNQLTKRFKGSVALDKVNLSIRKGAIYGFIGQNGAGKSTLMRIVTGLAFPSEGTVELFGTGTERELTEARKRMGLIIEGPSLFPHMTAGENLEVNRLLRGIPGQDSIRRMLELVGLQDTGRKKVKNFSLGMKQRLGLAVAMLSDPEFLILDEPTNGLDPMSVIEMRELLKRLNHERGLTILISSHVLSELHLLASHYGIIHHGKLLEQLTARELNDKCQQYVHIKADHPDRAAMVIQNELGTTDFEVMPDGVIKLYGYREQPGKVSTALFSAGLTIEQFMPMGADLESYFMKRIGGAAHV; via the coding sequence ATGAGTGAATATGTGTTGCAAACGAATCAGTTGACCAAAAGATTCAAGGGCAGTGTTGCGCTGGATAAAGTGAATCTCTCTATCCGCAAGGGCGCGATCTATGGCTTTATTGGACAGAATGGAGCCGGCAAATCGACGTTGATGCGTATTGTCACCGGACTTGCTTTTCCATCGGAAGGAACGGTTGAGTTATTCGGCACAGGTACAGAACGGGAGCTGACAGAGGCCCGCAAGCGGATGGGACTGATTATTGAAGGTCCCTCGCTGTTCCCGCACATGACGGCCGGCGAGAATCTGGAGGTGAACCGTCTGCTGCGGGGCATTCCCGGCCAAGACTCCATCCGCAGAATGCTGGAGCTGGTTGGACTGCAGGACACAGGGCGGAAGAAGGTGAAGAATTTCTCGCTGGGCATGAAGCAGCGGCTGGGCCTTGCCGTCGCCATGCTAAGCGACCCTGAATTTCTGATCCTGGATGAACCCACCAATGGGCTTGACCCCATGAGCGTTATCGAAATGCGCGAATTGCTTAAGCGGCTCAATCATGAACGGGGGTTAACGATTCTGATCTCCAGCCATGTTCTAAGCGAGCTGCATTTGCTCGCCAGCCATTACGGTATTATCCATCATGGCAAGCTGCTGGAGCAGCTTACCGCGCGGGAATTGAACGATAAATGCCAGCAATATGTCCATATCAAAGCGGATCATCCGGACAGGGCCGCCATGGTGATTCAGAATGAGCTGGGCACAACCGACTTCGAGGTCATGCCGGATGGGGTCATCAAGCTGTACGGGTACCGCGAACAGCCCGGCAAGGTGTCAACGGCCCTATTCTCCGCAGGTCTTACCATCGAGCAATTTATGCCGATGGGGGCAGATCTGGAGAGCTATTTCATGAAGCGGATCGGGGGTGCGGCGCATGTATAA
- a CDS encoding response regulator transcription factor, with translation MDKPISILVAEDDGDISRLLCSIITKSGYQPQPAFSGTEALLYLEQRPWSMVLLDLMLPGMTGEELLNWIRARGSMPVLIISAKGEQQTKVSALRGGADDFITKPFDIEEVSARIDSHLRRYMQIIPSASARILQYNGLKLDCDSTEVTAEGAEVALTAREYEILQLLLSEPRKVFTKANLYESVWGEPYYGDDNTVNVHVSNLRGKLAKAAPGSDYIETVWGMGYRLKS, from the coding sequence ATGGACAAGCCAATATCGATTCTTGTTGCTGAAGACGATGGTGACATTAGCCGGCTGCTGTGCAGCATTATTACCAAAAGCGGATATCAGCCCCAGCCTGCCTTCTCCGGTACAGAAGCCTTGCTCTATCTGGAGCAGCGGCCATGGAGTATGGTTCTGCTTGACCTGATGCTGCCGGGAATGACGGGGGAGGAGCTGCTGAATTGGATTCGCGCGCGGGGCAGTATGCCGGTCCTTATTATCTCGGCGAAGGGTGAGCAGCAGACCAAGGTGTCAGCGCTGCGCGGAGGTGCGGATGACTTCATTACGAAGCCTTTTGACATTGAGGAGGTATCGGCGCGGATTGACTCCCATTTGCGCCGGTACATGCAGATTATACCCTCAGCTTCAGCCCGCATCCTCCAGTATAACGGACTTAAGCTGGATTGCGATTCCACAGAGGTGACGGCAGAAGGGGCGGAGGTCGCTCTGACTGCCCGGGAGTATGAAATTCTCCAGTTGCTGTTATCTGAACCCAGAAAGGTATTCACTAAGGCCAACCTGTACGAGAGCGTATGGGGGGAGCCCTATTATGGTGACGATAATACGGTTAACGTCCATGTGAGCAATCTGCGGGGGAAGCTGGCGAAGGCTGCGCCCGGCAGTGATTATATTGAAACCGTATGGGGGATGGGCTACCGGCTGAAGTCTTAA
- a CDS encoding LysR family transcriptional regulator, with translation MELRQLKTFYTLASTLNFTRTAEVQNYVPSTVTMQMKALEEELGVKLVDRLGKSVTLTDTGKRFLRYADNILCMVEEAQHALKQPGELTGTIVISADETLCTYRLPAVLQRFRQLHPGVRLIFLPLVSPSLRQSLRDGDVDVIFMLDEVKGESGFCGEKISEERFCLLAAPNHPLASRPARAIQDFHGETFLLTEQGCSYRSFFERSLSQKGMAGITELEFHSAEAIKQCAKLSMGIAILPEMAVREELQRGELVSLPWDLSAVSFATQMFWHEEKWLSPAVEAFLELARDMESS, from the coding sequence ATGGAATTGCGCCAGTTGAAGACTTTCTATACCCTTGCTTCCACGCTGAATTTCACCCGCACCGCCGAAGTGCAGAACTACGTCCCCTCCACGGTTACTATGCAAATGAAGGCCCTGGAGGAAGAATTGGGTGTGAAGCTGGTAGACCGGCTGGGCAAAAGTGTGACCTTAACCGATACCGGCAAAAGGTTCCTGCGCTATGCAGATAATATCCTGTGTATGGTGGAGGAGGCGCAGCACGCGCTGAAGCAGCCCGGCGAGCTGACCGGCACGATCGTGATCAGTGCAGATGAGACGTTATGCACCTACCGGCTTCCCGCCGTGCTGCAACGGTTCCGGCAGCTTCATCCCGGGGTCCGGCTGATCTTCCTGCCGCTGGTGAGTCCAAGCCTCCGGCAGAGCCTGCGGGACGGGGATGTCGATGTGATCTTCATGCTGGATGAGGTCAAGGGCGAGAGCGGTTTTTGCGGAGAAAAAATCAGTGAGGAACGCTTCTGCCTCCTGGCCGCTCCCAATCATCCGCTGGCGTCGCGTCCGGCGCGGGCAATCCAGGATTTCCACGGGGAGACCTTCCTGCTGACGGAGCAGGGCTGCTCCTACCGCAGCTTCTTCGAGCGCAGCCTGTCGCAGAAGGGGATGGCGGGCATTACCGAACTGGAGTTCCACAGCGCAGAGGCGATCAAACAATGTGCAAAGCTGAGCATGGGGATTGCGATTCTGCCCGAAATGGCCGTGAGGGAGGAATTGCAGCGCGGGGAGCTGGTCTCCCTGCCATGGGATCTGAGCGCCGTCTCGTTTGCCACCCAGATGTTCTGGCATGAGGAGAAATGGCTTTCTCCGGCGGTTGAGGCTTTTTTGGAGCTGGCCCGGGACATGGAATCAAGCTGA
- a CDS encoding MFS transporter produces the protein MNNRLTIYILALAVFLIGTIEYIIAGVIEMIAADLGVSTSEAGLMVTVFALSAAIIAPVLIALTINMDRKKLLLTALSVFIASNGLMLLHLPYEAMLGVRIVQGASGGIATVVAMAVATRLVEKERRGNAIGIILMGLSSSLVLGVPAGTFFSERFGWRALFVIIGVLSLLPLFIISAKVPAIQEKETVTLRTQLSVLKDSRIVAALAVTLLYVGGYATLFTYITPYLQAASSLSVIEISGVLFLAGVCSFMGSKLGGQLADAKGSKFTICLGLLLQGITLILFTLAGVHVVVLILVLMIFMLGTWSISPAQQLLLVTLVPRNPDIALSVNTSFIQFGFALGSALGGFVISRTSVLQLNWAGLAAVAVAWILAMRVFKVRKA, from the coding sequence TTGAATAACCGATTGACGATATATATTCTGGCACTGGCTGTTTTTCTGATCGGGACGATTGAATATATAATTGCTGGTGTCATTGAGATGATTGCAGCAGATCTGGGGGTATCCACCTCCGAAGCGGGGCTCATGGTAACCGTATTTGCGCTGTCCGCAGCGATTATTGCCCCGGTTCTCATTGCACTGACCATTAACATGGACCGCAAAAAACTGCTGCTGACAGCCCTCAGCGTCTTCATTGCCAGCAACGGGCTGATGCTGCTGCACCTGCCGTATGAGGCGATGCTGGGCGTGCGGATCGTTCAAGGGGCAAGCGGGGGAATCGCGACCGTGGTCGCTATGGCCGTAGCCACACGGCTGGTGGAGAAGGAGCGGAGAGGCAATGCGATTGGCATTATTTTGATGGGACTCAGCAGCTCGCTGGTTTTGGGCGTTCCTGCGGGTACTTTTTTCAGCGAACGGTTTGGCTGGAGGGCTCTGTTCGTCATCATCGGGGTGCTGAGCCTGCTGCCGCTGTTCATCATCTCAGCCAAGGTTCCGGCCATCCAGGAAAAAGAAACCGTCACCCTGCGGACCCAGCTCTCTGTGCTGAAGGATTCCCGGATTGTCGCCGCGCTGGCGGTCACCTTATTGTATGTAGGGGGTTATGCTACACTCTTCACCTATATTACCCCTTACCTGCAGGCCGCATCCTCCCTGTCTGTCATTGAGATTAGCGGTGTTCTGTTCCTGGCGGGGGTGTGCAGCTTCATGGGGTCCAAGCTGGGCGGGCAACTGGCCGATGCCAAAGGTTCGAAGTTCACCATCTGCTTGGGACTTCTGCTACAGGGAATCACGCTGATCCTGTTCACGCTGGCGGGTGTTCATGTTGTTGTGCTCATCCTGGTGCTGATGATCTTCATGCTGGGTACCTGGAGCATCTCCCCGGCGCAGCAGCTCCTGCTGGTCACCTTGGTTCCCCGGAACCCGGATATAGCGCTAAGTGTCAACACATCCTTCATCCAGTTCGGGTTCGCCCTCGGTTCCGCATTAGGCGGCTTCGTGATCAGCCGTACCTCGGTGCTCCAACTGAACTGGGCGGGTCTTGCTGCTGTCGCTGTGGCTTGGATTCTGGCCATGCGGGTGTTCAAGGTTCGTAAGGCCTGA
- a CDS encoding malate:quinone oxidoreductase, which translates to MSNQQSKTDVILIGAGIMSATLGSILKELVPDWKITVFERRSGAGEESSNEWNNAGTGHSSLCELNYTTEQPDGSIDISKAVKVNEEFQLSKQFWSYLVKQKRIEDPQDFIVPVPHMSFVEGQKNVTFLQKRFEALSAHPLFQGMEFTDDPAKLTEWIPLMMRSRTLTQPIAATRIDSGTDVNFGALTRTLFSHLQSNNVDIRYNHQVQDIKRTADGSWELKVHNAATGATERHTAKFVFIGGGGGSLHLLQKSGIPEGKGIGGFPVSGLFMVCKKPEVVAQHHAKVYGKAAVGAPPMSVPHLDTRVIDRQESLFFGPFAGFSPKFLKFGSMFDLITSVKPNNLFTMLAAGAKNMQLTKYLIGQVMLSKDQRMEALREFVPEAKSEDWELVVAGQRVQIIKDTAAGKGTLQFGTEVISSADGSIAALLGASPGASTAVSVMLEVIAKCFPQHLKEWEPKLREMVPSYGLSLSGNPQLLNDIQAAATESLGLVTGSEGHQPNKPHKHEPPIAVNHS; encoded by the coding sequence ATGAGCAACCAACAATCCAAAACAGACGTTATTTTAATTGGTGCTGGAATCATGAGTGCAACACTTGGTTCAATACTGAAGGAATTAGTGCCTGACTGGAAGATAACCGTGTTTGAGCGGCGTTCGGGTGCGGGAGAAGAGAGTTCCAATGAGTGGAACAATGCGGGAACGGGGCATTCTTCACTGTGCGAGCTTAACTATACTACTGAGCAGCCGGACGGATCAATTGATATCAGCAAGGCGGTTAAGGTGAACGAGGAATTTCAGCTCTCGAAGCAGTTCTGGTCCTACCTTGTGAAGCAGAAGCGTATAGAGGACCCGCAGGATTTCATCGTGCCTGTTCCGCATATGAGCTTTGTAGAGGGGCAGAAGAATGTAACGTTTTTACAAAAAAGATTTGAAGCGCTTTCAGCTCATCCGCTGTTTCAGGGCATGGAATTCACTGACGATCCTGCGAAGCTGACGGAATGGATTCCGCTGATGATGCGGAGCCGGACCCTAACCCAGCCGATCGCGGCGACCCGGATCGATTCCGGGACGGATGTGAACTTCGGGGCGTTGACCCGTACGCTGTTCAGCCATCTGCAGAGCAACAACGTCGATATCCGGTACAACCATCAGGTGCAGGACATTAAACGTACTGCGGACGGCTCCTGGGAGCTGAAGGTGCATAATGCCGCTACTGGTGCAACCGAGCGCCATACGGCCAAGTTTGTGTTCATCGGGGGCGGTGGCGGCAGTCTGCATCTGCTGCAGAAATCCGGTATTCCTGAAGGCAAGGGGATTGGCGGCTTCCCGGTGAGCGGGCTGTTCATGGTCTGCAAGAAGCCGGAGGTCGTAGCGCAGCATCATGCCAAGGTGTACGGCAAGGCTGCGGTAGGCGCGCCGCCTATGTCGGTGCCCCATCTGGATACCCGCGTGATCGACCGGCAGGAGTCGTTGTTCTTCGGCCCGTTTGCCGGGTTCTCGCCTAAGTTCCTGAAGTTCGGCTCCATGTTCGATCTGATTACCTCCGTCAAGCCGAACAATCTGTTCACTATGCTGGCGGCAGGCGCTAAGAATATGCAATTGACCAAGTACCTGATTGGTCAGGTCATGCTGTCAAAGGACCAGCGTATGGAAGCGCTCAGGGAGTTCGTCCCGGAGGCGAAGAGTGAGGATTGGGAGCTGGTAGTGGCAGGCCAGCGTGTACAGATTATCAAAGACACCGCCGCCGGCAAAGGCACGCTTCAGTTCGGCACCGAGGTCATCAGCAGTGCGGACGGCTCGATTGCGGCATTGCTGGGAGCTTCGCCGGGGGCTTCAACCGCCGTATCGGTCATGCTGGAGGTTATCGCCAAATGCTTCCCGCAGCACCTTAAGGAATGGGAGCCGAAGCTCCGCGAGATGGTTCCATCCTACGGCCTCTCCTTATCGGGCAATCCGCAGCTGCTTAATGACATCCAGGCCGCCGCCACAGAGTCGCTTGGTCTGGTGACGGGATCGGAAGGTCATCAGCCGAATAAGCCGCATAAGCATGAGCCGCCGATCGCGGTTAATCATTCATAG